TGCGCCGACGCCGGCAAGGAGATGACGCTGATAAATAGGCTAAAAATCGTGATAAGGCCGGATCTGCTTTGCATCGATCAATCCTCTCGCCGCGAAGTCTTGCAATTGGTTCAGGAGGTGACGGCATAAAATACACGATCGCCGAGAAAGATCGGCCTTAACGATGCCGCGTGCTTCGAACTGGGCCCCTGTGAGTTCCAGCTTAGCGTAACAAAGTAGAAATTTATTGCTGCGGATTCTTGTTCAGGCTGTAACCTTTGACGCTGCGCGCACGACTCAGCGAGTTGAGATGACCCTGCACCCCCGCGAAAACCATCAACTTGTCGGAAGGGACTCGGACGAGGGTTCAGGGGATGCGCTCTTGGCAATGGTGGCTGGGAGCTACCTGATCGCAGCCCTCGCCGGACTGCCGTTGTATGCGGACGGCGGGCATTATCTGTTTCGCATCATCGTCGATGGCTTGCCCTATGTCCCCGATGGGCGGCTTGCGGCTGTCATCCCCCAACTCCCGGCGTGGCTGCTGGTCCAACTGGATGCGAGCCTGGTTGCGCTCAGGCTGGCGTTTTCTGCTGGGTATCTGCTGCTTCCGTTTCTGTCGCTGCTGGCATGCTGGTTGATCGTGCGTTCGTCCGTACCATGGCTGATGGTTTTACCAGCGAGCGGCGCTCTGTTGAATCAGATCAATGCCTCCGCCGTCTCGGAACTCCTCGCTATCGTCTATCTGATGTGGCCACTGGTGCTCGCCCTTAGCCGCTATGGCGAGCGCCGGATCATCAGGTTGCTGACCTGGCTGGCCGCGCCGGTGATGCTGACCTTGCATCCGGTCGCACTCTTGGCTTGTGTCGTGCTCGTCGTGGTGGTCGAGATGACGATCAGGGATCGACTGCTGTCAGCCTGGCTTGTGGTCTGCGCCTTGGCCCGGCTGCTCTGGAGCCTTCAAGGGCTCAGCGGGTATGAGCAATCGCACCTGGCGGGTGACGGAGTGCTGTGGTACCTGCTGACCCAGACACTTGGCCAGCATGCGATGCTGTTCGCCGTCACCCTGGTCGGTCTTGGCGTCGCAGTGGAATTGCTGCGCAGCCCGGTGCAGGGTTTCAGTCTTGCGCCCAGAGTCGCCGGAGCTTTGCTGGTGATGGCAGCGGTCTTGGTCGGGTTCGAGCTGATTTTGGGGCAGGGTTGGCGGCTGAAATCCGGCATAACCTTCCCTGTGCAGTTGCTGCTAATGATAATCAGCGCATTGAGCGCGCCCGCCCGGGGGCAACGCGACCGGCTGAGATCAAGGCCAGGACCGGGACCAGGATCAAGAACATCGGGCGCGGGCGCGCGTTGGGCGCCGGTGCTGCGGATATCTTTGTTTGGGATTGCCGCTTTGATGCTGGTCAAGAGCGCCGCCTGGTGGACCGCAACGCGCGGGCTGCAGAATGTGGTGAGCGAACCTGGCGACGCCTGTGTTCACCATGGTCGGCAGACCCCATTCGCGCTGCAATGGCCATGGATGGCGGTCATCGATGAATGGAATGCCCCGATGAATGCATTGCTGTTCCGCCCCGGTTTCCGAGCACCGGGGAGCGAAACCCTCGCTCCGATCGCAATTCTGCTGCCCCGTGACGGCTGCGAGCAGGTTGCCACCACCGGGATCGCTTACCTGACGCCGTGGTTACCGGTATCCTGGAGCCTTCTCGACCAGCGCTTCGGTCCGCTGCGAGCGCTGCCTTCCGAGCTGCCGCGTTCTGAGCCGCCCCTCTCAGAGTTGCCCCTGTCTGAGCCGCAAATGCCCCGCTGACTATGAACGCAAGCACTCAAACCAATGCCGCGGACAAACTTTGGACCTTGATCCTTGCCGCGTCGCGCCTGGGGCGCTCGCGAGCTCTGGACCTTGAGGTCGCGGCCGGCTATGCGCTTGGCGACGGCCAGGAGCCCGCGCTGAAACCCTTGAGGGACCAGCAAGGGCGCGCCGCAATCGAGTGGTTGCCGAGAACGGGCTGGCAGCTGTCCGACACAACAACGGAAGAGCCGATGCGCTCCCTCGCCGAGCTGTATCTTCCGCTTTGCAACCCGCTGAACAACAGCAGCATGGTCTTCGCCCATCTGGGGCAAAGTATCGACAGTTGCGTCGCGACCGCCTGCGGCGATTCCTGCTACGTCACCGGGGAGGAAAATCTGCGTCATCTGCACCGCATGCGCGCCCTTTCCGACGCCGTGCTGGTTGGAACGGAGACAGCCGCCTGCGACAACCCCAAGCTGACCACTCGGCTGGTGGAAGGAAAAAACGCGATCCGGGTCATCCTCGACCGCCGCCGCCGGTTGCCGCCGGGTCTTGGTGTCTTCACCGACACCGATGCGGAGACCTGGCTGGTGTGCGACCATGATCAACTCGATGCACCCGGCTCTGTTCCCGCGCGAGGCCGGCTGATCGGGTTGCCGACCCGCGATGGCCATCTCGACCTGGTGAGCTTAATCGAACGGCTTGCTGAGCTCGGCATCCAGCGCTTGTTCATCGAGGGCGGCGGCGCGACCGTATCGGCATTCGTGGCCGAGGGTCTGGTCGACCGGCTGCAAGTCGCCATCGCCCCGCTGTTGATCGGCGCCGGGCGGGTTGGGCTGTCACCGCCGGCCAGCGACCTCCTGCGCAACGCCATCTACCCGTCCTGTCGCCTCTATCGCATGGGACGAGATATCCTCTACGACATGGACATGCGCCGTCCCCAGGACGGACGCACGGATCAGCCGCCGACCGGTTTAGAGCGAATTGCCTAGGCCTGCGAGGGAACAGTTGGGAGACTCCGGCTGCCGAGCCCCGCTGCTTCCAACATTATCTCGTCCCGGACTTCTAAGATTCGCTCGCCTGACTTCCGCCGATCTTTCCGCACTGCGGCACCGGGCTAGAGGCGGCGGAAGGGTCCGTTCTCGACCCAATGCAGACACTTTATATGATAACCCCGGCGTCGGGAATGCGTTCCGTAGCGGACGCTGCGAGGTTCGTCGCGTTGATTACCGAGGCCGACCCCGCCCGATCGCCCCTGTTTGCTGACGCCAGCAGGGGAGGATGCCCCCGAGCCGATGCCGAACTGGGGTCTGTTCGGTCAGCCCGAGCCTGTCGCCGAGCACGATCAGCGCATCGCTTGGTAGCCGTCGCCTCCTGCAAGAGAGGGGCGCCCCTGTTCTGCGGGTTCGCTGGCTCCGGATTCTCGCCCCAGCGCCCGGAAATACGCGCGCTCGCAACACTCGCGACGTCCGTCAGCCCCGCAGTTGGACGTTGACCGCGCACCCCACCCCCGCTAATCTCCTTCCTCGGGCCAACCTGGACGCTCAGGGTGGCTTGGATTTCCTATCCGTCATGGGTCGGTGGATAGAGTCGCTTTCCCTCGCCTCCGGCGAGAACAAAGGCAAGAACCTTGAGCTGCATATCGCCTCCTATGCTGTCGGGTGTTATTTGGTGCGTTGATCGATGCGTTCGGTCCGCGGATCTGCACTCATCGGTGCAGGCGATCACCCGATAGTCACCGGCGATAAAAAACACGGCCAACCAAACCGTTAAAGTAACAAAGTAGAACTAATGACAGCCTAGTCTTATTGGCGTGGCTGCACCTTGAGCTCGACACGGCGGTTGAGGGCGCGACCTTCTGGGGTGTCGTTAGGGGCTATTGGGTTGTCTGGGCCGTAACCACGTACTTCAAGGCGCGCGGGATCGATGCCGGCATTGATTAGATAATCCGCGACAGCTTGCGCACGCTCATCGGAGAGGCGGAGATTTATAGCGTGCACACCTTCGTTGTCTGAATGTCCCTGAATTTCGATTTGGATTTCAGGGGTTCTGCGCAAGACCTCCAGCACTTGATCAATCGACGCGGTGTCGATGCCGGCGAGACTAGCGCTGTTGGTGCGGAACTTCAGATCGCTGAGCACCCAGCAACCGCGCTCGTCAGTGGTGATACCTTCAGGGGTGTCTTTGCAGTTATCGGATGCATCATCGACGCCATCGCCATCATCGTCGATTTTAGGCGTGCAACCACGGGTGTCGACTGGAGTGTCTGCAGTGCTGCCGGGGCACTGATCAAGGCTGTCAGGAACGCCGTCGGCGTCGGCGTCGAGCGCGCAGCCATGGGTATCGACCGGGCTCCCTGCGGCACTGTCGGGGCATTGATCGAGGCTGTCTGGAATACCATCGGCGTCGGCGTCGAGCGCGCAGCCATCGGCATCGACTGGGGTGTCCGCCGGCGTCTTGCCGCACAAATCCATGCAATCGGAGATGCCGTCGCCGTCGCGATCCGGAAGACATCCCTGGGCATCGACTGGATTGCCCGGCGCGGTGTCAGCGCATTGATCGAGTTCGTCAGGGACGCCGTCGGCATCGGCATCAGGGGGGCAGCCGTGCGTGTCTACCGCGAGCTTGGGCGCGGTCTCGGGGCAATGATCGACGGCATCATTGACACCGTCGCGGTCCTGGTCGCGGGCGCGCAGGCGTTGCTCGAGCAGCCGCGCGGGCCTGCGAAACAGCCCATCGGGCAATAATTCGACATAGAGTTTGACCACATCGGGATTATCGCTCCGGCGCACCCGACTCCACAATTCGCTGTCGATTCGACGCAGGCGCGCTTGTGGGGAGATGCGAGCCTGGCCTGGCATTGGCACGATGGCATCGTTCGAGCGGGCATCCTTGACGATACCACTGAGCAGTGGAGCGACCACGTCGGCGCGCCGTTCGTCACTCAGGGGAACGAAGCCGAGTGCGCGCAGATAGCCATCTGGCCCGGTCGCCGCCTCACTGGTCAATTCGGTCACAAACTCACGCAACCCCGGGATGACACCAATTTGACCGTTACGGATAAATAAATAGACCGGTCTCGCGCCCGGATAATTATCATCGTTGATGGTCTCGACCGTTGGCAAGGCGCCATTCAAGGCTACCGGCCGCAGGAGCTGGGCGTTGCTGACGAGTGTGGACTGATCGACAACGATAAGCTGGCCAGGATCGAATCCGTCCTTGTTCTCCAGCACTTTTTCCAGCTCCTCAAGGTAAGGTTCAATCACCTCATCGTCGCGAAGTTGCGTGCATTGGCGTTCAAATTCCTCGGCATTTTTCTCTTCCAAGGCCGCGAAGTAAGGGATTTCCCGACAACCCGTGCGCAGGATGTCGAGAAAAAGATCGTAGGCCACCGACGCTCGCGGTGGAACGATCAGGATAATGGGCGCGTCCGGCAAGCTGGGTTCAACCTCGCTCCAAACGCGGTAAGGATTGTCCATTAACACAACTTGGGTTGCGGCATCGGCTGGTTCCGCCGGCCGGGGTTGTTCGGCGTCAGTGACGGGCTCGGGAACGGCTGCGGCCAAGGCCAGAAACAAGGTGCGCGGCGCAATATCCGCGAACCCGTCCTCGAACGCGGCCAAGGCTACCGCGTCGTATCCTAGTTGCAGGCTTGCCAACTCGCTGACGCCGTTGCGCACGCAAATGGCTTGTTCGCGCTCACTCATCTCGCGGTTGGCAAGCGCTAGATCGGGGAATTCCGATCCCTCGCCGCTGCAGAGAAGCTTGAAGGCGGTGCGGGTGTCGGTGATCTCGATGCGCGGAAATTTGAACGGCGTGGTGCGCCCAAAACGGTCGGACAGCTCGGAGAAAAACGGATAGACCGTACGCGGACCGATCACGCTGACATGATCGCGCAGGGCAGCCGCGACGACCGACGCGCCGCACAGACTAGCAACAAGCACCAGCGCAAGCGTTTTGCGCTTTCCAGAACGACGGTTGGCGAAGCGACCGATGCTCATACGCCTTAGCTGCGCCGCGGTTTGTCGCGCGGCGCCGAGGCGAGGAGCAACAGCAGCCCAATGATGGGCGTGAGCACAATGGAGCCAAAGAAATAGCCCCAACCGCCCATGGTTCTATTGCGACCGAATAATCCGATGATGATCGCGAGTCCGGTATAGGCCACCACGGCCATGGGGATCATGAATGGGTGCATGTGGTTTTCTCAAGACGAGTGGGACAGGAAGCCTCGTAATTACGACCCTTCCACGAGGGGGCTTGAAACATCGGTAGGAA
Above is a genomic segment from Thiorhodovibrio litoralis containing:
- a CDS encoding RibD family protein — translated: MNASTQTNAADKLWTLILAASRLGRSRALDLEVAAGYALGDGQEPALKPLRDQQGRAAIEWLPRTGWQLSDTTTEEPMRSLAELYLPLCNPLNNSSMVFAHLGQSIDSCVATACGDSCYVTGEENLRHLHRMRALSDAVLVGTETAACDNPKLTTRLVEGKNAIRVILDRRRRLPPGLGVFTDTDAETWLVCDHDQLDAPGSVPARGRLIGLPTRDGHLDLVSLIERLAELGIQRLFIEGGGATVSAFVAEGLVDRLQVAIAPLLIGAGRVGLSPPASDLLRNAIYPSCRLYRMGRDILYDMDMRRPQDGRTDQPPTGLERIA
- a CDS encoding phosphate ABC transporter substrate-binding/OmpA family protein; the encoded protein is MSIGRFANRRSGKRKTLALVLVASLCGASVVAAALRDHVSVIGPRTVYPFFSELSDRFGRTTPFKFPRIEITDTRTAFKLLCSGEGSEFPDLALANREMSEREQAICVRNGVSELASLQLGYDAVALAAFEDGFADIAPRTLFLALAAAVPEPVTDAEQPRPAEPADAATQVVLMDNPYRVWSEVEPSLPDAPIILIVPPRASVAYDLFLDILRTGCREIPYFAALEEKNAEEFERQCTQLRDDEVIEPYLEELEKVLENKDGFDPGQLIVVDQSTLVSNAQLLRPVALNGALPTVETINDDNYPGARPVYLFIRNGQIGVIPGLREFVTELTSEAATGPDGYLRALGFVPLSDERRADVVAPLLSGIVKDARSNDAIVPMPGQARISPQARLRRIDSELWSRVRRSDNPDVVKLYVELLPDGLFRRPARLLEQRLRARDQDRDGVNDAVDHCPETAPKLAVDTHGCPPDADADGVPDELDQCADTAPGNPVDAQGCLPDRDGDGISDCMDLCGKTPADTPVDADGCALDADADGIPDSLDQCPDSAAGSPVDTHGCALDADADGVPDSLDQCPGSTADTPVDTRGCTPKIDDDGDGVDDASDNCKDTPEGITTDERGCWVLSDLKFRTNSASLAGIDTASIDQVLEVLRRTPEIQIEIQGHSDNEGVHAINLRLSDERAQAVADYLINAGIDPARLEVRGYGPDNPIAPNDTPEGRALNRRVELKVQPRQ